The proteins below come from a single Candidatus Rokuibacteriota bacterium genomic window:
- a CDS encoding tyrosine-type recombinase/integrase has protein sequence MTPIAPHITAFLQQRLAVDRRASPHTCDTYAYAFQLLFQFMSRALGVAPADLALEQLDAPLVLQFLDHLQQERHNAPRTRNARLAAVRSFMRFVEYRVPSTLDQVRRVRAIPAQRTDTRIVRHLSVEEHRALLDAPEPTTRLGLRDRAMLLLGLAGGLRVSKLVGLRLDEVQFTGRYVDVRVRGKGRRERALTLWKSVGDTIRAWLAVRGDAPAPELFLNAWGQPMTRSGFERVLTKHVAAAAARCPSLRAKRVSPHVLRHTCALNTLQATRDLRKVSLWLGHASTQTTDIYLQADPTEKLEALAAMTPPALRPGKFRPPDRLIAALRTPTVMRSPDAVNP, from the coding sequence ATGACGCCGATCGCTCCACACATCACCGCGTTCCTCCAGCAGCGGCTCGCCGTGGACCGGCGGGCCAGCCCGCACACGTGCGACACCTACGCCTACGCCTTTCAGCTCCTCTTCCAGTTCATGAGCCGAGCGCTCGGCGTGGCGCCCGCCGACCTCGCGCTGGAGCAACTCGACGCGCCCCTCGTGCTGCAGTTCCTCGACCATCTCCAGCAGGAGCGGCACAACGCCCCGCGCACGAGGAACGCCCGGCTGGCCGCCGTCCGCTCCTTCATGCGGTTCGTCGAGTACCGCGTGCCGTCGACGCTCGATCAGGTCCGACGCGTTCGGGCCATCCCCGCGCAGAGGACCGACACGCGGATCGTGCGGCACCTCAGCGTCGAGGAGCACCGCGCGCTCCTCGATGCGCCGGAGCCGACCACGCGCCTCGGCCTCCGCGACCGCGCCATGCTGCTGCTGGGGCTCGCGGGCGGCCTGCGCGTCTCAAAGCTCGTCGGCCTGCGCCTGGACGAGGTGCAGTTCACCGGCCGCTACGTCGACGTGCGTGTGCGCGGCAAGGGACGCCGCGAGCGCGCCCTGACGCTGTGGAAGTCGGTGGGCGACACGATCCGCGCCTGGCTTGCCGTGCGCGGCGACGCGCCCGCCCCGGAGCTGTTCCTCAACGCCTGGGGCCAGCCCATGACGCGCTCCGGCTTCGAGCGCGTGCTCACCAAGCACGTCGCAGCGGCCGCCGCGCGCTGCCCGTCGCTCCGGGCCAAGCGTGTCTCGCCGCACGTGCTGCGGCACACCTGCGCGCTCAACACGCTGCAGGCGACGCGCGACCTGCGCAAGGTCTCGCTGTGGCTCGGCCACGCCAGCACGCAGACCACCGACATCTACTTGCAGGCCGACCCGACGGAGAAGCTCGAGGCGCTCGCGGCGATGACGCCGCCGGCGCTGCGGCCGGGGAAGTTCCGGCCGCCCGACCGACTGATCGCCGCCCTGCGCA